The Lutra lutra chromosome 10, mLutLut1.2, whole genome shotgun sequence genome contains a region encoding:
- the LOC125110226 gene encoding LOW QUALITY PROTEIN: olfactory receptor 52B4-like (The sequence of the model RefSeq protein was modified relative to this genomic sequence to represent the inferred CDS: inserted 1 base in 1 codon): protein MTSLNHTAVSHRVFCLLGKPGLEDQHIWILIPFIISYVIALLGNGLLICIIIIKSSLLEPMYFFLCMLAGADLVLSTCIVPQXLAIFWFHAGEISLDQCITQVFFYSSTFISESGILLMIAFDRYIAICYPLRYTTIFTGALIGKVGMIIFLRSYGTIFPIIFLLKRLTFCQNNIIPHTFCEHIGLAKYACNDIRGHIWYGLFVIISTVVLDVLLIFVSYVLVLHAVFHMPSRDAHNKTLNTCDSHVCIIILFYGPAISTSLIQRFGHHIPPHIHILLANVCILVPPMLNPIIYGIKTKQIREQVSYIFFPK from the exons ATGACTTCTTTAAACCACACTGCTGTTAGCCACAGAGTCTTCTGTCTGTTGGGCAAACCTGGCCTTGAAGACCAGCACATATGGATTTTGATCCCCTTCATCATTTCCTATGTCATTGCCCTGCTTGGGAATGGCCTGCTCATCTGCATTATTATCATAAAGAGCAGCCTCCTTGaacccatgtatttcttcctctgcatGCTGGCTGGAGCAGACCTTGTGCTCTCCACCTGCATAGTACCCC GCTTGGCCATCTTCTGGTTCCATGCTGGGGAGATCTCTCTGGATCAATGCATCACTCAGGTTTTTTTCTACTCTTCCACCTTCATCTCTGAGTCAGGGATCCTGCTGATGATAGCGTTTGACCGCTACATTGCCATATGCTACCCCCTGAGATACACCACTATTTTTACAGGTGCACTGATTGGGAAAGTCGGTATGATCATCTTCCTCAGAAGTTATGGTACAATTTTCCCCATAATATTTCTTCTGAAAAGATTGACTTTCTGCCAAAATAATATTATTCCACACACCTTTTGTGAACACATTGGTTTGGCCAAATATGCTTGTAACGACATTCGAGGGCACATCTGGTATGGACTTTTTGTCATCATATCGACAGTGGTCTTAGATGTCctgttaatatttgtttcttatgTGCTGGttctccatgctgtcttccacaTGCCTTCCCGAGATGCTCACAACAAAACTCTCAACACGTGTGACTCCCATGTCTGCATCATCATCCTCTTTTATGGGCCTGCGATCTCCACAAGTCTTATTCAGCGGTTTGGGCACCACATTCCACCTCATATCCACATCTTATTGGCTAATGTCTGCATTCTGGTTCCACCTATGCTGAATCCCATCATTTATGGGATTAAGACCAAGCAAATCCGGGAGCAGGtgtcttacatattttttccaaagtag